The Streptosporangiales bacterium genome contains the following window.
TATGCCCTCGGCGGCGGGTGCGAGCTCGCCATGCAGTGCGACTTCATCATCGCCTCCGATACCGCGCGCTTCGCACAGCCCGAGGTGAACCTCGGCATCGTGCCCGGCGGCGGCGGCACACAGCAGCTGCCGCGGCTCGTCGGTAGGAGCAATGCGCTCTACCTGTTACTCACCGGCACCAGGATCGACGCCGAGCGGGCCCACCAACTCGGACTCGTCGCGGAGGTGGTGGCCGAAGATGCGACGCCCCGGGCGCTGGAACTCGCCGGGCAGATCGCCGCGCTGCCACCGCTGACCACCCGTGCGATCAAGGCAGCGGTCCGGGGTGGCCTGGACGCACCTCTCCCCGTCGGTCTCGACATCGAGCGGCGTAACTACGAGACGATGTTCGGTACGAAGGACCTCCGCGAGGGCATCACCGCATTCTTCGAGAAGCGCGCCGCTTCGTTCACCGGGGAGTGAGCATGGACTTCGACCTCACCGACGAGCAGCGCGCCGTCAAGCAGACGGCGCGCGCCTTCGTCAGCAACGAAGTCGTTCCGCTCGAGGCAGTGCTGCTGCGCCGCCAGGCGGATACGAACGAGGGTCTCACCAGGGACGAGCTGCGCGCCGTCCAGCTCAAGCGAAGGAGTTCGGCTTCTGGGGGCCGGCAACGCCGGTGGAGTACGGCGGCATGGGACTCGATGCGGTCACCCAGTCGCTGCTGCACACGGAGCTGGGCCGGAGCATCGTACGGTTCCATCTCGGCGGCGACGCCGACAACATCCTGTTCCACTGCGACCCCGAACAGCGGGAGCGGTACCTGCTGCCGACCATCTCGGGCGAGCTCGTGTCGTGCTTCGCCGCCACCGAACCCGACGCAGGGTCCGATCTGACCGCCATCAGAACCACTGCCCGCCGACAGGGTGGCGAGTGGGTCATCAACGGCGCGAAGACGTTCATCACGCACGGCATGGACGCCGACCTCGCCATCGTGATCGCCCGCACCGAGCCGCAGGCCGACCACCGCGACGCGTTCACTGCCTTCCTGGTCGAACGGAGCATGGGGTTCACCTCGACGCCGATCAAGACGATGGGCCAGGCTGAGCCCGCAGCGTTGTCGTTCGACGACGTGCGGGTCCCCGCGGCGAACGTGCTCGGCGAGGTCGGTGACGGCTTCCGGCTGGCGATGGAGTGGATCGGACGCGGCCGGTACATCCTGCCGTCACGGGCAGTCGGCGCAGCCGAACGGCTGCTTGGGATGGCCGTCGAGTACGCCGATGTGCGGCAGACGTTCGGCAAGAAGCTGCGGGAGCACCAGGCCATCCAGTGGATGGTCGCCGACTCCACGGCACAGCTGGAGGCCGCACGGTATCTCACGCTGCTTGCCGCCTGGTCAGCCGATCACGCGCCGCAGCAACGCGTCGCGACGTCCGCGATGGCGAAGCTCAACGTGGCCGCCTGGGTAAACGAGATCGCCGACCGCGTGCTGCAGATCCACGGTGGCATGGGCTACACGCAGGAGCTGCCGATCCAACTCTGGGTGCGTGATCTGCGCCTGCTCCGCATCTACGAAGGCAGCGACGAGATCCAGCGCAGGACCCTCGCCAAGCAGGTGTTCGACGGCCGCTACCGACCGGGCGGGCACCTCGACTAGATCCGGTCGTGGCCCATGTGCTCGTGGAACCGCAGGTCTCCGTACCTGACGTCGTGTCCGCAGGTCGAGCACGCCACGACTGGTGCCAGCCGGGAACCGCACGGCGTATGCCGCAGCAGCACCCCCTGCGGGTTCGCACCCGTCCTCTCCACCCCCCAGGCGAGCATGGCGAGGTACATCGGGTACAGGTCGAGGCCCTGTTCGGTCAGTCGGTACTCGTAGCGGACGGGACGGCTGGCATACGGCTTCTTGCGCAGCACCCCGACCTTCACCAAGCGGCTCAGCCGCTGCGACAGGATGTTCGACGCGATGCCCAGGGCCTGCTCGAACTCGTCGAACCGACGGATGCCGAAGAAGCTGCCCCGCAGCACCAAGCTGCTCCACCGGTCGCCGGTGACCTTCAGCGTGCGCGCGATCGAGCAGGGACCGTTGCGTTCCAGCAGCTCCAGTCCCGGCACCCTGGTGCGTCCCCTCGGCGTCGGCACAGGCGCCGGTGGCACGTCGGCGAACTCGACGTCCCGAGCGGCGACCGGCTTCGAACACTCCGAACACCGCACCTGGGTCGGCGCGGTCGAACCACAGGGGCTGTGCTCGACGGTCAGCGGCGGCCCGGCCGGCGCCGGTAGCCAGGTGTCACCCCAGTTCATCGCCATCAGCAGACACGGCACGAACGCTTCACCGGCCTCGGTGAGCACGTACTCGGGCTTGGCCGCCGTCGCCCGGTTCCGCTTCGTCAGCAGACCGCCTGCGCACAGGCTGTCCAGCCGCGCGTTCAGCGTCGACCTGGCCGCGCCCAGATGCTGCTGGAACGCGTCGAACCGGGTGACCCCGCACACCACCGCCTCGCGCAGCACCAGCCACGACCAGGCGTCGCCGACCGTCTCGATCGCCGCGGCGACACCGTCGGCACGCCGGTCGCCGGCCTGCGCCGCTGCGGTAGGGAGTGCACCAGCAGGCATGCGCCAAGCATAGGGGGCGCAGCCGCGGTTCGCCGGTGTGGCTCAGCGGCGTACGTCAGGGGGCGTACGTGTGCTGTCGCTCGTGGGCGGACGTACGGGAGGGGGTGGTCCGCGACGATTGGCGGTGACGGAGTGAGGTGATCGAGATGACGGCGACCTTGCCGGTGGAGCCGACGACTGTACGCACGCGGCGGCGGGCAGTCCGGTCCGCGAGGCGGCTGCCGCTGCTTCCCGTTCGTGCGCGGAAGGTGGTGCTGCTGCTGCACGTCATCTCGTCGGTGGGGTGGCTGGGGCTGAGCATGGCGAACATCGTGCTCGCGGTGACCGGTTACACGACCGCCGACCCGGTTCGGCAGCACACCGCGTACAACGCGCTCGGGATGCTCGGGGACCTGCTGCTCACACCCGTCAGCCTGACCGCGTTCGGCACCGGGCTGGTGTTGGCGTTCGGGACCCGTTGGGGGCTGCTGAAGCACAAGTGGGTGTTCGCCAAGTTCCTGCTCACCGCGGTGCCGGTGGTGCTGATCCAGGTGTCGCTGCTGCCGACCATCCACGACGCGGTGGCGATCGTCGCGGCGACGCCGGCAGGTCAGCTGGCAGACGTCGCCGACCCGGGCAGCGGCCTGGTTGCCGCCGCATTCGTCTCCACCACCATGTACACCACGAGCACCGCGCTCTCGGTGTTCAAACCGCGCCGCGCGAAGCGCTGACGGCCTACCCGGCCTCCGGCGCGTCCGCCGGACGCAGCGACCCGAAGCCGTCGGCGCGGGCCACCCAGGCGGCCAGTACGCCGGTCTGCAGGCTGGGGTTGTGCAGCTCGCCGGCGAGCACCCCCTGGACGAGGTCGGCGAGCGGCACCCAAACGATCGGCATGCCGAGCTCCTCGCCGTGCAGGTCGAGCGGACGACCGGTCGCGTGTGCGGAGATGCCACGGGCCAGGTACACCCGCACCCGTTCCGCGGACGCGCCAGGGCTGAGGTAGACGTCGGTCAGCGTGCGCCACTCGTCCGCCTCGTAACCGGTCTCCTCGTGCAGCTCGCGGCGCGCGACGTCCAGCGGCGTCTCGCCGTCCATGTCGCGCAGGCCGGCGGGCAGCTCGAACAGGAACGCGCCGACCGGGTGCCGGTACTGCCGCACGAGCAGTACCCGCTCCTGCTCGTCGAGCGCGAGCACCGCGACCGCACCCGGGTGGGCGATGTAGTCACGTACGGCCGGTCCTGCGGCACCCAGCTCGACGGTGTCGCGTACGACGTCCCACACCTTGCCGTGGAAACCGACCTCGGTCTTCGTGACCGGCAGCCTGCCGTGCTCGTCGACGATCGGTCCGGTCCACAGCTCCACGCCCGCGGGGTGGTTCACGCGTGCACGGCCTTCTCGATCTTCGCCAGCTCGGCGATCTCCTCGGCCTGCTCCCGCGGCCAGTCGCCGAGGCCCTCGGCATGCTTCACCGCCGCGGCGATCAGCCCGGCGAACAGTGGGTGCGGGCGGGTTGGCCTGGACCGCAGCTCCGGGTGCGCCTGCGTGGCGACGAAGTACGGGTGTGCGTCCCTGGCCAGCTCGACGTACTCCACCAGCCGGCCGTCCGGCGAGTGCCCGGAGACCACCAGCCCGGCCGCCTCCAGCTGCCCGCGGTAGGCGTTGTTCACCTCGTAGCGGTGCCGGTGCCGTTCCTTCACGAACGGCACGCCGTACGCCTCGCGCACGAGAGTGCCCTCGGTCAGCTCCGCCGGGTACAGGCCGAGCCGCATGGTGCCGCCCATGTCGCGCTCCCCCGCCACCACGTCGACCTGGTCCTCCATGGTGGAGATCACCGGGTCGGGCGTGGTCGGCTCGAACTCGGCGCTGTCCGCCTCCAGCAGCCCGGCCACGTCGCGCGCGAACTCGACGACGGCGCACTGCAGGCCGAGGCACAGACCGAGGAACGGGATGCGGTTCTCCCTGGCATGCCGGATCGCGCCGATCTTGCCCTCCACGCCGCGGATACCGAACCCGCCGGGCACGCACACCGCGTGCACGCCGTCGAGCTCCCGCGCCGCGCCCTCCACCGTGGCGCACTCGTCGCTGGCCACCCAGCGGATCTCCACCTTCGTACGGTGCGCGAAACCGCCGGCACGCAGCGCCTCCGTGACCGACAGGTAGGCGTCCGGCAGGTCGATGTACTTGCCGACCAGCGCGACCGTCACCTCACGGGTCGGGTGGTGCACCCGCTCGAGCAGCTCGTCCCAGGCCGTCCAGTCGACGTCGCGGAACGGCAGCCCGAGCCGCCGCACGACGTAGGCGTCGAGGCCTTCGGAGTGCAGCACCTTCGGGATGTCGTAGATGCTCGGCGCGTCCGGCGCGGCGACGACGGCGTCCTCGTCCACGTCGCACATCAAGCTGATCTTGCGCTTGGTGCTCGTCGGGACGACCCGGTCGCAGCGGCAGACGATCGCGTCCGGCGACACGCCGACCTGCCGCAGCGCGGCGACCGAGTGCTGCGTCGGCTTGGTCTTCAGCTCCCCGGACGGGCCGATGTACGGCACCAGCGAGACGTGGATGATCAACACGTTCTCGCGGCCGACCTCGTGCCGCACCTGCCTGGCCGCCTCGAGGAACGGCTGCGACTCGATGTCGCCGACGGTGCCACCCACCTCGGTGATCACCACGTCGACGTCGTCGGTCGCCATCCGCCGGATGCGCGCCTTGATCTCGTTGGTGATGTGCGGGATGACCTGCACCGTGTCACCGAGGTAGTCGCCGCGGCGCTCCTTCGCGATCACCGTCGAGTACACCTGGCCGGTGGTGACGTTCGCCCGGCCCTGCAGCTCGGTGTCGAGGAACCGCTCGTAGTGGCCGATATCCAGGTCCGTCTCGGCGCCGTCGTCGGTGACGAACACCTCGCCGTGCTGGAACGGGTTCATCGTGCCCGGATCGACGTTCAGATAGGGGTCGAGCTTCTGCATCGTGACGCGAAGCCCGCGGGCCTTCAGCAACATGCCAAGGCTGGAGGCGGTCAGTCCTTTACCCAGCGACGACGCGACGCCGCCGGTGACGAAGATGTGCTTGGTGGCCCCAGAGTGTGCCAACACTCGCTCCCGTTGTTCACCGAACGTGCCTGACGACGTCCGTCCCACGGGATTCCAGGCTAACAACTCCGCGGACGAGCCGGCGACCGCCACGCCGTCGGGTGACCTGTCGGCATCGCGGTGTGTCCGGCTAAGAGTCGCTGCCGGCGGACGGGGAAGGCGCCACGGCGTCCGAACCGGCGCCGGAGCCCCACTGGCCGGTGGAGCCGTTGCCGTCCAGCGCCAGCGCCAGCGTCGTCACCACGTACCCGGGCGGGGTGTCCAGGTTGTCCACCGTGGAGACGGACTCCTGGGCGCCCTGGTCGTCGCGTAGCGCGGTCACCACGCCACCCCGGCCGGCGGAGTCGCTCGGCGCGGTCAGCACGGTGCCCGCTCCGGTCTCGTCCAGGTAGCTGGCCAGCGCGACGGTCGAGTCGTTGCCCACGGACGCCTGGTTGCCGGCGTACTTCTCCGCCGGCCCCACCACGATGGCGAGCGACGCACGCTTCTGCGGCGCACCGCTGAGGTCGAGGAACTTCGCCTCCTCGAACGCGGTCAGCGTGCCGGTCGCGTCGTCGTCGGTCTTGCCGAGCGCTTCCTCGTCCTTGGTGACCGTGGCGTTCGCGAGCAGGTACGCGGCGCGTTCCGCCGGGACGGCGTCGGTGGGCATGTCGAGCTCGGTGCTCTTGCCGAGGGTGTCGGTGAGGCCGCCGAGCACGCCCACCTTGCGCTTGTCCACGTACGTGTTCCGCAGGGTGACGGTGCCGGTCACGGTGCCGCCGGCCATGTCCACGCCGTCGGACACCTGCCGCACCTGGCTCCGGTCCGCACCCGGGGCGGCGAACACCACGACCCGCTTGCTCTTCAGCTCGTCGGCGAGCAGCCGCGGAGCCATCGTCTCCACGAACTGCCCGGTGGTGCGCTCGCCGTCCTCGAGCGACCGCAGGTCACCGCGCAGCTCTTCGTTGCGGTCACTCAGGTCGTCGGCGGTCTGCGTGGTGCTGCGCAGGACGATGTCGTTGAGCACCGTGCTGCCGAGCACGAGGCCCATCGCCAGGGCAAGGAAGACGGCGATGATGGAGACGAGGTGGTAACGGAAATCGATCACGAGCCCAACCCGCTGATCAGCTCTCGGAGGAAGGTCAAGAACACGCCGCCGACCGGCGAGATCACGCCAGCGACGACCATGGCGATCAGGCACGCGACGACCATCGCCACCAGCGACCTGCCGGTGATGCGAGGACGGTGCAGCCGGCTGACACTCTTCGCGTCGACCAGCTTGCCGCCGATGCGCAGCCTGCTGAGGAACGTACTGGCCATGCCCCCGCTGCCCTTGTCGAGGAAGTCGACGAGCGTCGCGTGCGTCCCGACCCCGACGATCAGGCTCGCGCCCGCGGCGTCGGCGAGCAGCATGGCGAGGTCCTCACCGCTGCCGGTCGCCGTGAATATCGGTGCTTCCACACCGAGATCGTCGACGCGTTCCTTGCCGGGGACCCGGCCGTCGCGGTACCCGTGCATCACGATCTCCGCGCCGCAGTGCAGCGCGCGGTCGGACATCGTGTCGATGTCGCCGACGACCAGGTTCGGGCGGTAGCCCGCCTCGAGCAGCGCGTCGGCACCGGCGTCCACGCCGATCAGCACCGGGCGGTACTCCTTGATGTAGTGCCGGAGTGCACGGAGGTCGTCGCGCCAGCGGTGCCCGCGCACCACCACGAGGCAGTGCCGGCGGCGCAGCCGCGTCCTGATCGGCGGGATGCCACCGCCGTCGAGGAGCAGCTCGGCCTCCCGCTTCAGGTACTCCATGGTGTTGGCGGCGAACGCCTCCATCTGCACGGAGAGACCGGCCTTGGCCTCCGAGAGCGCCTGGGTGACGGTCGCCTCGGTCTGCTCGACGCCGCTGGCCACCAGCCGGTCGCCGACGTACAGCGCGTCGCCGTCGAGCCGCACCCGCATGCCGTCGTCGAGCGTGGTCAGCAAGTCGTCGCCGACCTGGTCGACCAGCGGGATGCCCGCGGCCACGATCACCTCGGGACCGACGTTCGGGTACCGGCCGCTGCTGCTCGGCGCCGCGTTGACGACCGCCGCGACCCGGCGGGCGACCAACGCTTCCGCGGTGACGCGGTCCAGGTCGACCTGGTCGATCACCGCGATGTCACCGGGCGCGAGACGCTTGGTCAGCTCCTTGGTACGTCTGCCGACACGGGCGGTGCCGGCGATCCCGGGTAGTCGCTCGTGCTTCTGGCGGCGCATGGTAGGTACTTTCATCGCGCTGACATCGTGACACGACAGCGCGTCACTTCCCGGCAACACCACGCCCCGGTGTCCCGATTTTTCTGACCAACCGGACACCGTACCGGGGTTAACCGGTGCGGTTCTGCCCTGCGGGTCGCCTCCGCTCTCGGCCGCGCCCGGTCCAGGTCCTTCAGCAGTGGCCGCAGGTCGACGCCCTGGTGTGCGTACGGCTGCGCCGAGCGCACCGCCTTCGCCAGCTCCGGGTACCACCGCGGCTCGAGACGACGCATCAGGCCGCGGGCACGGTCGGCGAACGTCGCCGTCGGCTCGCGGCTCCACGGCAGCTCCCACTGGCGGCGCAGCACTGCCGCCGTCGGGGACGGACGTCCGGGGCCCTGCTCCTCCGGGGAGCTCCGGTAGACCAGCTCGTGCCTGGGGTTCTCGACAGTGCCGATGCTGCGGTAGATCTCGGTGGGCGCCAGCCTGTTGCGGTCGATCATCTCGGCCGTCGCCAGGATCCCAGGGTCGGAGTTCTCCGGGTTGGCCGCGAACCGGCCGCCACCCAGTTCGGCCTGCATCTGGGCGTACCGGTCCAGTGCGTTCAGCTGGCTCAGCGCCACGGGATCCCCGGCGTACGCCACCCGCAATGGGTACTCGGCCTGCTGGAACTGCTCGAGCAGGCTGCGACCCCGCTTCGGGTCGTTGAGCTGCACGTCGAAGAGCACCGGCTTGGAACCGCCCTTGCCGGGGTCGTCGGGGTGCGGTGTCGTCACGTACGGGACGGACTCGTCCACCCACTGCCGGCAGTCCCTGGTGGTGTAGAACGCGGCCGTGTGGTCCTCCTGCCTGAGCAGCTTGAACCACTGCGGGTGGACGTGCCGCATCTCGTCGGTGCCGAGCTCCACCGGCTGCACGAACTCCCGGCCCGCGCGGGCCGCGTCCGCTTCCCACGTCCGCAGCAGCGAGCGCTTGAGCACCTCCCTTGCCTGCCCCGGCGCGGCCGCCCACGACGATCGCCCACGGGTCGTCCACCGGCGGCGTCCGGTCGAGCACCGGCACGATGAGCTCGTGGAACCGTCGCCGATGTTTCCCCAGAAGGTAGGACGTGCAGGTTGGGATCGAGCTGGGATTCATCAGCCCTGGGTGACCAGCCGCCGCGCCTGCGGGCCGTACTCCGCGATCAGCCGCTCGACCTCGGCGGCCGACGCACGGAACAGCCCGCGCCGCAACTCCCAGTACCTGTCCGCCTCGCCCCGGTGCTGCCGCCGTACTGCGTCCGCGTGCAGGGCGCGGAGGATCTCCGTGGCTACCTCGTATCGGGTGCCCTCGTCCGGCAAACTGCTCTCGGCCATCCGGCTCCGCCTTCCACGATCAGCGGGCCGGGCCGCACCGGCCCGCTAGGTAACGGTCTCGCCGAGGGTGGGGAACCAGAGCTTGATCTCCCGCTCGGCCTCTTCTAGATCGCCTGAGGCATGGATCAGGTTCCTTACCGGACGGGTCTCGTCGTTGGCCAGGTCGGCGGAGTCGGAGCTGTAGTCGCCGCGGATGGTGCCGGGTGCGGCCGAGACGGGCAGCGTGTTGCCGACCAGCTTGCGTACGGTCTCCACGGCGCGGTTGCCGGACAGCACCATCGGCACCAGCGGGCCGCTCTGCATGAACTCGACCAGCCAGCTGCGTACCTGCTGCCCGATCTGCACCGCGTCGTCGGTGCCGAGCTTCTCCTGCGCGGAGATGCCGAGCCGCTCGTAGTCGGCGAGCGTCTTGCCGCCGACGGCGCCCAACCAATCCTCGTCGCGCGGGTAGTGGTCGTCGATGATCGCGTTCTCTCCCCGGGACACGCGAATCTGTTCCAACCGCAGGCCGCAGCGCTCGAACCGCGCGATGATCTCACCGGTGAGGCTACGCGCGTAGGCGTCTGGCTTGAGGATGACCAGGGTCTTCTCGTACACCGCTCGCGAATCCTTTCGAAGGGGTTGGCAGCCCGGATCCTACCGGGCTCAGGTACGTCCGCTGCGGTCGGCCGCGGCCATGTCGAGCAGCTCCTCGGCGTGCGCCTGGCCGAGCTCGGAGTCCTCCAGGCCGGCGAGCATCCGGGCGAGCTCGCGCACCCGGCCGTCATCGTCGAGTGTGGTCACGCCGCTGCTGGTGAACGTGCCCTCGGCGTCCTTGCGCACCAGCAGGTGGCGGTCGGCGAACGCGGCCACCTGGGGCAGGTGCGTCACGACGACCACCTGCGAGTTGGCGGCCAGCCGCGCCAGCCGGCGCCCCACCTCGACCGCCGCCTTGCCGCCCACGCCGGCATCCACCTCGTCGAAGACGAACGTGGGCACCGGGTCCGCGCCGGCGAAGACCACCTCCACCGCGAGCATGATCCTGGACAGCTCACCGCCGGACGCGCCGCGGTGCAGCGGGCGCGCGGGCGCACCCGGGTGCGGGGTCAGCAGCACCTCGACGGCGTCGTCACCCGTCGGCCCGCGCTTCTCGGCCGGCGACACGACCACCTCGACGGTGGCGTCCGGCATGGCGAGGTCGGCGAGCTCCCCCGACACCTCCTTGCCGAACTTCACCGCGGCGCGCTGCCTGGCCTTGGTCAGCTTTGCGGCCAGCTCGTCGAGCTCCTTCGCCAGCGCCGCCTCGGTCTGCTGCAACTCCCCGATCCGCTCGTCGTCGCCGTCCAGCTCGGTGAGCCTGGCGGCCGCGTCGCGTGCCCAGGCGAGCACCGCGTCCGCGTCGTCGCCGTACTTCCTCGTCAGTGCGCCGAGCGCCGCCCGCCGTTCTTCGACCGCCGCGAGCCGCGCCGGGTCAGCCTCCACCGACGTCGCGTACGACGCCAGCTCGCCGCCGCAGTCGGTGAGCAGGTAGCCGACCTCGGCGAGCCGGTCGGCCAGCGCCGCGAGCTCCGGGTCGTGGTCGCGCATGCCGTCGAGCGTCTGCCGCGCGCCGGCCACCAGCGAGGCCGCGTCCGTGCCCTGCGCCGCGGCCTCGTCGCGGTCACCGAGCAACGCGGCGTGCGCGGTCTCCGCCGCCGTACGCAGCGCGTCCGCGTGTGCGAGCCGCTCCGCCTCGGTGGCCAGCTCGGCGTCCTCGCCGGCCACCGGCTCGACCTGCTCCACCTCGGCGAGCCCAAGCCGCAGCAGGTCGGCTTCCTGGGCGCGCTCGCGCGCCTTCGTGGTGAGCTCGTCCAGCGTCTCCCGTACCTCGCGGTGCTTCTCGTAGCGCTCGCGGAACACGGCCAGTGGCTTCGCCACGTTCGACCCGGCGTAGCTGTCCAGTGCGGCGCGCTGCCTCGCCGGCTGCAGCAGCCGCTGCTGGTCGGCCTGGCCGTGCACGGCCACCAGCTCGGCGCCGATCTCGGCGAGCAGGCTGGCCGGCACCGTACGGCCGCCGAGGAACGCGCGCGACCTGCCCTCCGCGCCGACGGTGCGGGCGAGGATGAGGGCGCCGTCGTCCAGCTCCGCGCCGGCGTCGGCCGCGCGCGTTACCACGGTGCTATCGGCGGGTACGCACACCCGGCCCTCCACCGACAGCCGCGGATGGCCGGGACGCACCCGGCCGGCGTCGGCGCGGCCGCCGAGCAGCAGGCCGAGCGCCGTCACCACCATCGTCTTGCCCGCGCCGGTCTCGCCGGTCAGCACCGTGAGGCCGGGCGCCAGCTCGAGCACCGCCTCGTCGATGACGCCCAGCCCGTCGATGCGCATCTCTTCCAACATCACTGCGCCGCCTCACCGGCCGTGTCGGTCGACTGGCCCCGCCAGCCCTGGACGGGCAGGCCGAACTTCGCCACCAGCCGATCGCTGAACGGGTGCGGATGCAACCTGGCCAGCCGCACCGGCAGCTCGCCGCGGCGTACCTCCACCCGGGCACCGGGCGGCAGCTCGAGCGCACGCCGGCCGTCGCACCACAGCACGCCGTGCGTGGGTCGGTCGGCGGCGACCTGCACGACGATGGACGAGCTCGGCGACACCACCAACGGACGGGCGAACAGCGCGTGCGCGCTGATCGGCACCACGAGCAACGCCGCCACCTCCGGCCACACCACGGGGCCGCCACAGGAGAACGCGTACGCCGTCGAGCCGGTCGGGGTTGCGCACACCACGCCGTCGCAGCCCCACCGCGAAAGCGGGCGGCCGTCCACGCCGACCACCAGCTCGAGCATCCGCTCCCTGTCGGTCTTCTCCACCGACGCCTCGTTCAGCGCCCAGGTGGCGGCGACCTCCTCGCCGTCCCTGAAGACGCGTACGTCGAGCGTCATCCGCTCCTCGACGTCGTACTGGACGTGCACGATCCGGCCGAGCAGGGCGGCGAGGTCCTCCCGCTCGGCCTCCGCGAGGAAGCCGATGTGGCCCAGGTTGACGCCGAGCAGCGGGGTGCCGGCGGGACGGGCCAGCTCGGCCGCCCGCAGCAGGGTGCCGTCGCCGCCGAGCACCACCACCAGCTGGGCGCCGGCCGCGGCCGCCTCACCCGAGGCGGTGACCTCGACCCCGGGCAGGTCGTGCACGTCGAGCGCGGCCGCCTCGTCGGTGAGGATGCGTACCGGCACCTCACTCTCCGACAGGTGCTTGATCAGCAGCTGGGCGCTGCGCACGGCGGCCTGCCTGCCGGTGTGTACGACCAGCAGCACGGGGGTCGCCGACCGCCCGCCCGCCCTGTCCTCTGCTGCGCTCATCCTCCTCCGAGCACCGTCTCACGTACCGCTGCCTCGATGTCCAGGCCTGCGCCGGCGCGCAGCCAGAGCAGGTACTCCACGTTCCCGTGCGCACCCTGGACGTCGCTCTCGACCAGCCCGCGCACGCCGAGGCCGCACTCGCGCGCGGCCGCCGCGACCGCGGTCACCGCGTCCGCACGCAGCTGCGGGGACCGCACGACGCCGCCGCCCACCGCCTGCCGGCCCACCTCGAACTGCGGCTTCACCAACAGCGCGTGGTCGGCGTCCGGTGTCGCGCACCGGGCGAGCGCGGGCAGTACCAGCGTCAGCGAGATGAACGACAGGTCCGCGACAACCAGGGCGACCCGACCGCCCAGTGCGTCGGGCGTCAGCTCCCTGACGTTCGTGCGCTCGTGGACGCGTACCGCGGGGTGGGCGCGGATCGACGCCGCGAGCTGCCCGTAGCCGACGTCGACGGCGTGCACCTCGGCGGCGCCGGCGCGCAGCAGGACGTCGGTGAACCCGCCGGTGGACGCGCCGGCGTCAAGCGCGCGGCGACCCTCGACGTGCAGCCCGTCCTGGCCGAACGCCGTGAGCGCGCCGGCGAGCTTCCGCCCCGATCTGGCCACGTACTCGGCCGCCGGCCGGTCGACCTCGATCGCCGCGTCGTCCGCGACCGGCCGGCCCGGCTTCGTCGCCGTCCGCCCGGCGACGGCCACCCGGCCGGCGCCGACGAGGTCGTGCGCCTCCCGCCGCGACCTGGCGAGGCCACGCCGGACCAGCACGACGTCGAGCCGGGCGTCGGTCATCATCAGTCGCCGTCGGTCTCGCGATCGAGATCGGCCAGCACGTCCTGCAGGCCCGCATGTGCGGCCTCGTACGCGCCGACGTGCTCCTCGGTCGGCCGGTCTGCCAGCAGCTGCAGCGGCGCAACCACCTCGTCCACCCGCGCCTCCCCCGTCCCCGGCGGCTCCGGCATCGCCGGCTCGGGCGCCCGCTCCGCCGGCACGCCCGCGGCCTCGGCACCAGGGCCAGCCACGTCGAGCTCGCCGGCGTCGGTGGCGCCCGCGTCGGCGGCGTCGA
Protein-coding sequences here:
- a CDS encoding nucleoside-diphosphate kinase (catalyzes the formation of nucleoside triphosphate from ATP and nucleoside diphosphate), with amino-acid sequence MYEKTLVILKPDAYARSLTGEIIARFERCGLRLEQIRVSRGENAIIDDHYPRDEDWLGAVGGKTLADYERLGISAQEKLGTDDAVQIGQQVRSWLVEFMQSGPLVPMVLSGNRAVETVRKLVGNTLPVSAAPGTIRGDYSSDSADLANDETRPVRNLIHASGDLEEAEREIKLWFPTLGETVT
- a CDS encoding copper transporter, whose product is MPDRHGRRWRDLAGRRRVLDLPPRADQRVGLVIDFRYHLVSIIAVFLALAMGLVLGSTVLNDIVLRSTTQTADDLSDRNEELRGDLRSLEDGERTTGQFVETMAPRLLADELKSKRVVVFAAPGADRSQVRQVSDGVDMAGGTVTGTVTLRNTYVDKRKVGVLGGLTDTLGKSTELDMPTDAVPAERAAYLLANATVTKDEEALGKTDDDATGTLTAFEEAKFLDLSGAPQKRASLAIVVGPAEKYAGNQASVGNDSTVALASYLDETGAGTVLTAPSDSAGRGGVVTALRDDQGAQESVSTVDNLDTPPGYVVTTLALALDGNGSTGQWGSGAGSDAVAPSPSAGSDS
- a CDS encoding transcriptional regulator, whose amino-acid sequence is MPAGALPTAAAQAGDRRADGVAAAIETVGDAWSWLVLREAVVCGVTRFDAFQQHLGAARSTLNARLDSLCAGGLLTKRNRATAAKPEYVLTEAGEAFVPCLLMAMNWGDTWLPAPAGPPLTVEHSPCGSTAPTQVRCSECSKPVAARDVEFADVPPAPVPTPRGRTRVPGLELLERNGPCSIARTLKVTGDRWSSLVLRGSFFGIRRFDEFEQALGIASNILSQRLSRLVKVGVLRKKPYASRPVRYEYRLTEQGLDLYPMYLAMLAWGVERTGANPQGVLLRHTPCGSRLAPVVACSTCGHDVRYGDLRFHEHMGHDRI
- a CDS encoding NUDIX domain-containing protein, with the translated sequence MVDEHGRLPVTKTEVGFHGKVWDVVRDTVELGAAGPAVRDYIAHPGAVAVLALDEQERVLLVRQYRHPVGAFLFELPAGLRDMDGETPLDVARRELHEETGYEADEWRTLTDVYLSPGASAERVRVYLARGISAHATGRPLDLHGEELGMPIVWVPLADLVQGVLAGELHNPSLQTGVLAAWVARADGFGSLRPADAPEAG
- a CDS encoding CTP synthase; its protein translation is MAHSGATKHIFVTGGVASSLGKGLTASSLGMLLKARGLRVTMQKLDPYLNVDPGTMNPFQHGEVFVTDDGAETDLDIGHYERFLDTELQGRANVTTGQVYSTVIAKERRGDYLGDTVQVIPHITNEIKARIRRMATDDVDVVITEVGGTVGDIESQPFLEAARQVRHEVGRENVLIIHVSLVPYIGPSGELKTKPTQHSVAALRQVGVSPDAIVCRCDRVVPTSTKRKISLMCDVDEDAVVAAPDAPSIYDIPKVLHSEGLDAYVVRRLGLPFRDVDWTAWDELLERVHHPTREVTVALVGKYIDLPDAYLSVTEALRAGGFAHRTKVEIRWVASDECATVEGAARELDGVHAVCVPGGFGIRGVEGKIGAIRHARENRIPFLGLCLGLQCAVVEFARDVAGLLEADSAEFEPTTPDPVISTMEDQVDVVAGERDMGGTMRLGLYPAELTEGTLVREAYGVPFVKERHRHRYEVNNAYRGQLEAAGLVVSGHSPDGRLVEYVELARDAHPYFVATQAHPELRSRPTRPHPLFAGLIAAAVKHAEGLGDWPREQAEEIAELAKIEKAVHA
- a CDS encoding enoyl-CoA hydratase — protein: MSVVLLERPAANVALVKINRPEKRNALNAEVRTELARVFGELASSDVRAVVLTGDERAFAAGADLGEQADRDVVGAMQTPASRPVWDFPRPVIAAVNGYALGGGCELAMQCDFIIASDTARFAQPEVNLGIVPGGGGTQQLPRLVGRSNALYLLLTGTRIDAERAHQLGLVAEVVAEDATPRALELAGQIAALPPLTTRAIKAAVRGGLDAPLPVGLDIERRNYETMFGTKDLREGITAFFEKRAASFTGE